A single region of the Massilia sp. erpn genome encodes:
- a CDS encoding Rrf2 family transcriptional regulator produces MRLTAYTDYAMRTLIYLGVHRGRLVTIQDIAVLHGISKNHLTKVVHQLGRCGMVETVRGRNGGIRLRGEPNGINIGQVVRTTESDFEMAACFGSSANACANAPWCGLKGVLSAATGAYLSVLDRVTLADLIRAA; encoded by the coding sequence ATGAGACTGACTGCATATACCGACTACGCCATGCGTACCCTGATTTACCTGGGCGTCCACCGCGGCCGACTGGTGACGATCCAGGACATCGCCGTGCTGCACGGCATATCGAAAAACCATCTGACCAAGGTGGTGCACCAGCTGGGCCGCTGCGGCATGGTGGAAACGGTGCGGGGGCGCAATGGCGGCATCCGCCTGCGCGGTGAACCGAATGGCATCAATATCGGCCAGGTGGTGCGCACCACCGAGAGCGATTTCGAGATGGCGGCCTGTTTCGGCAGCAGCGCCAACGCCTGCGCCAACGCGCCCTGGTGCGGCCTGAAAGGCGTGCTGTCGGCGGCCACCGGGGCTTACCTGTCGGTGCTTGACAGAGTGACATTGGCCGATCTGATTAGGGCTGCCTAG
- a CDS encoding nitrate/nitrite transporter, whose translation MSKEKDNRAVSVLVASTFAFTICFAIWMMFAVLGIPIKKQLNLNETQFGLLAAIPVLSGSLVRVPLGIWCDKHGGRIVFFLLMLATVVPIWMISIATEFWHFLVLGLFVGLAGGSFSVGTPYVARWFPPKRKGLAMGIFGAGNSGSALTKFVAPAIIGAYGWQMLPTVYAVAMALTALIFWQFSYTDPSHQVKGGDASLGAQLKMLKDPRVWRYCQYYSVVFGGYVALALWMTKYYVSEYGFNLQLAALLAACFSLPGGVLRALGGWISDRYGAHKVTWWVMWVCWVCFFLLSYPPTSMVIKTVNGDMNMDISVSPLVFTGLLFIVGTAMAIGKASVFKFIADDFSGNIGAVSGVVGLAGGLGGFVLPIMFGALVDLTGVRSSAFMLLYGTVCVSLVWMHYSFKPAASAPVALPAAA comes from the coding sequence GTGAGCAAAGAAAAAGACAACAGAGCGGTATCCGTGCTGGTGGCCAGCACGTTTGCCTTCACCATCTGCTTCGCAATCTGGATGATGTTCGCCGTCCTGGGCATCCCCATCAAGAAGCAGCTCAATCTGAACGAAACCCAATTCGGCCTGCTGGCCGCCATTCCCGTCCTGAGCGGCTCGCTGGTGCGCGTCCCGCTGGGCATCTGGTGCGACAAGCACGGCGGCCGCATCGTGTTCTTCCTGCTGATGCTGGCAACCGTGGTGCCGATCTGGATGATCAGCATCGCCACCGAGTTCTGGCACTTCCTGGTGCTTGGCCTGTTCGTCGGCCTGGCCGGCGGCTCCTTCTCGGTCGGCACGCCCTATGTGGCGCGCTGGTTCCCGCCGAAGCGCAAAGGCCTGGCCATGGGCATTTTCGGCGCCGGCAACTCCGGCTCGGCCCTGACCAAGTTCGTGGCGCCCGCCATCATCGGCGCCTACGGCTGGCAGATGCTGCCGACCGTGTACGCGGTGGCGATGGCGTTGACGGCCCTGATCTTCTGGCAGTTCAGCTATACCGATCCCTCGCACCAGGTGAAAGGCGGCGACGCTTCGCTCGGCGCGCAGCTGAAAATGCTGAAAGACCCGCGCGTATGGCGCTACTGCCAGTACTACTCCGTGGTGTTCGGCGGCTATGTCGCGCTGGCCCTGTGGATGACCAAATACTACGTCAGCGAGTACGGCTTCAATCTGCAGCTGGCGGCCCTGCTGGCAGCCTGCTTCTCGCTGCCGGGCGGCGTGCTGCGCGCCCTGGGCGGCTGGATCTCGGACCGCTACGGCGCCCATAAAGTGACGTGGTGGGTGATGTGGGTGTGCTGGGTGTGCTTCTTCCTGCTGTCCTATCCGCCAACCAGCATGGTCATCAAAACCGTCAACGGCGACATGAACATGGATATCTCGGTATCGCCGCTGGTGTTCACCGGCCTGCTGTTCATCGTCGGCACCGCCATGGCCATCGGCAAGGCGTCCGTCTTCAAATTCATCGCGGACGACTTCAGCGGCAATATCGGCGCTGTCTCGGGCGTGGTGGGCCTGGCCGGCGGCCTGGGTGGCTTCGTGCTGCCGATCATGTTCGGCGCCCTGGTCGATCTGACCGGCGTGCGTTCCAGCGCCTTCATGCTGTTGTACGGCACCGTCTGCGTGTCCCTGGTGTGGATGCACTACTCATTCAAACCGGCTGCATCTGCTCCTGTTGCCCTGCCGGCCGCTGCTTAA
- a CDS encoding NarK family nitrate/nitrite MFS transporter, translating to MSKYVITTWEPELTGFWQNKGRSTANRNLWLSIPALALAFAVWMVWSVVVVNLPNIGFKYSTNQLFWLTALPGLSGATLRIFYSFMVPIFGGRKWTTISTASLLIPAAGIGFAVQDVSTGYPTMLILALLCGLGGGNFASSMANISFFYPKAQKGYALGMNAGLGNLGVSVVQFVVPLVITAGVFGALGGEPQMLVKAGESKPIWLQNAGFIWVPFILTSAVLAWFGMNDLASAKASFAEQAVIFKRKHNWLMCWLYTGTFGSFIGYSAAFPLLIKTQFPDVNPLQFAFLGPLVGALARVVGGIISDKLGGARVTVWTFAGMIGAVLGVISFLPNADAGVAGSFTGFFWMFMLLFAGTGVGNASTFRMIPVIFLTERQRAAAGKSKAEQEQAVVEANKEGAAVLGFTSAVAAYGAFFIPKSYGTSIALTGSAEAALWGFIAFYASCIAITWWCYARKGAAMPC from the coding sequence ATGAGCAAATATGTGATCACCACATGGGAGCCGGAACTGACCGGCTTCTGGCAAAACAAGGGCCGCAGTACCGCGAATCGCAACCTCTGGCTGTCGATCCCTGCGCTTGCCCTGGCTTTCGCGGTCTGGATGGTATGGAGCGTGGTGGTGGTTAATCTGCCGAACATCGGCTTCAAGTACAGCACCAACCAGCTGTTCTGGCTGACGGCGCTGCCTGGCCTGTCCGGCGCGACGCTGCGCATTTTCTACTCCTTCATGGTGCCGATCTTCGGCGGCCGCAAATGGACCACGATTTCCACCGCCTCGCTGCTGATTCCAGCCGCCGGCATCGGCTTCGCGGTGCAGGACGTGAGCACCGGCTACCCGACCATGCTGATTCTGGCCCTGCTGTGCGGCCTGGGTGGCGGCAACTTCGCCTCCTCGATGGCGAACATCAGCTTCTTCTATCCGAAAGCGCAGAAAGGCTATGCGCTCGGCATGAACGCGGGCCTGGGCAATCTGGGCGTGTCGGTGGTGCAGTTTGTGGTGCCGCTGGTGATCACCGCCGGCGTCTTCGGCGCCCTGGGCGGCGAGCCGCAAATGCTGGTGAAGGCCGGCGAGAGCAAACCGATCTGGCTGCAGAACGCCGGCTTTATCTGGGTGCCTTTCATCCTGACCAGCGCCGTGCTGGCCTGGTTCGGCATGAACGACCTGGCATCGGCCAAGGCTTCCTTCGCCGAACAGGCCGTGATCTTCAAGCGCAAGCATAACTGGCTGATGTGCTGGCTCTACACCGGCACCTTCGGTTCCTTCATCGGCTACTCGGCTGCCTTCCCGCTGCTGATCAAGACCCAGTTCCCCGATGTGAACCCGCTGCAGTTTGCCTTCCTCGGCCCGCTGGTCGGCGCCCTGGCGCGCGTGGTGGGCGGCATCATCTCCGACAAGCTCGGTGGCGCCCGCGTCACTGTCTGGACCTTCGCCGGCATGATCGGCGCCGTGCTGGGCGTGATCAGCTTCCTGCCGAACGCCGACGCCGGCGTGGCGGGCAGCTTCACCGGCTTCTTCTGGATGTTCATGCTGCTGTTCGCCGGCACCGGCGTCGGCAACGCCTCGACCTTCCGCATGATTCCCGTGATCTTCCTGACCGAGCGCCAGCGCGCCGCCGCTGGCAAGAGCAAGGCCGAGCAGGAACAGGCCGTGGTGGAAGCGAACAAGGAAGGCGCGGCCGTGCTGGGCTTCACCTCCGCCGTGGCAGCCTATGGCGCCTTCTTCATTCCGAAGAGCTACGGTACTTCGATCGCGCTGACCGGCAGTGCCGAAGCGGCGCTGTGGGGCTTCATCGCCTTCTATGCCAGCTGCATAGCAATCACCTGGTGGTGCTATGCGCGGAAAGGTGCGGCAATGCCATGCTGA
- the hemN gene encoding oxygen-independent coproporphyrinogen III oxidase, with translation MLNDPSPSRRSVIPLVPQVEFDAALVRRMSKNGPRYTSYPTADRFIPNFGPADYRAAVARSRGGMEHGLSLYVHIPFCASLCYYCGCNKIITQDRTKSVQYLQYLEKETDLQAALFAGRNRVEQLHFGGGTPTFLDDEQMSNLLAGLRARFRFAPDEKGEYSIEVDPRTVSALRIHTLRRQGFNRISLGIQDFDPNVQRAVNRVQSERQILHVMRAARSAGFRSISVDLIYGLPLQTVQTMSATLDKVIAANPDRIAVYNYAHLPHLFKSQRLIESSQLPSPEAKLEMLGLCIKKLNEAGYVYIGMDHFAKPEDDLALAQREGRLHRNFQGYSTHANADMVALGVSSISAVGGCYSQNEKTLAAYYNRLDRGELPIARGISLNQEDLLRRDIIGRLMCDFELDFDTVALPEGLSFEQCFASELEQLRQLEEQGLLSVSERSMKVKMRGRLLIRNICMVFDQYLSAVRMEGPAPLRYSTTI, from the coding sequence ATGCTGAACGATCCTTCCCCCAGTAGGCGCAGCGTCATTCCGCTGGTGCCTCAGGTAGAATTCGACGCCGCCCTGGTGCGGCGCATGAGCAAGAACGGTCCGCGCTATACCTCGTATCCTACGGCGGATCGCTTTATTCCGAACTTCGGCCCGGCCGACTACCGCGCTGCGGTAGCGCGCAGCCGGGGCGGCATGGAGCACGGCCTGTCGCTGTACGTGCATATCCCGTTCTGCGCCTCGCTGTGCTACTACTGCGGCTGCAACAAGATCATCACCCAGGACCGCACGAAGTCGGTGCAGTACCTGCAGTACCTGGAAAAGGAAACCGATCTGCAGGCGGCCCTGTTCGCAGGCCGCAACCGCGTCGAGCAGCTGCACTTCGGCGGTGGCACGCCCACCTTCCTCGACGACGAGCAGATGTCGAACCTGCTGGCCGGCCTGCGTGCGCGCTTCCGCTTCGCGCCGGACGAGAAGGGCGAGTACTCGATCGAAGTCGATCCGCGCACCGTCTCGGCGCTGCGCATCCATACGCTGCGCCGCCAGGGCTTCAACCGCATCAGCCTGGGCATCCAGGACTTCGATCCGAACGTGCAGCGCGCCGTCAACCGCGTGCAGTCGGAACGCCAGATCCTGCACGTGATGCGCGCCGCCCGTTCGGCCGGTTTCCGCTCCATCAGCGTCGACCTGATCTACGGCCTGCCGCTGCAGACGGTGCAGACCATGAGCGCCACGCTGGACAAGGTGATCGCCGCCAATCCCGACCGCATCGCCGTCTACAACTATGCCCACCTGCCGCATCTATTCAAGTCGCAGCGCTTGATCGAAAGCTCGCAATTGCCTTCGCCGGAAGCCAAGCTGGAAATGCTTGGCCTGTGCATCAAGAAACTGAACGAGGCCGGCTACGTCTACATCGGCATGGACCATTTCGCCAAGCCGGAAGACGATCTGGCACTGGCCCAGCGCGAAGGCCGCCTGCACCGCAACTTCCAGGGCTATTCGACCCATGCCAACGCCGATATGGTGGCGCTGGGCGTGTCGTCCATCAGCGCCGTGGGCGGCTGCTATAGCCAGAACGAGAAAACCCTGGCGGCTTACTACAACCGTCTCGATCGCGGCGAACTGCCGATTGCGCGCGGCATCTCCCTGAACCAGGAAGACCTGCTGCGGCGCGACATCATCGGCCGCCTGATGTGCGACTTTGAACTCGATTTCGATACCGTGGCGCTGCCCGAAGGCCTGTCCTTCGAACAGTGCTTCGCCTCCGAGCTGGAACAGCTGCGCCAATTGGAGGAGCAAGGCCTGCTCAGTGTGAGCGAACGCAGCATGAAGGTGAAGATGCGGGGACGCCTGCTGATCCGGAATATCTGCATGGTGTTCGACCAGTATCTGTCGGCCGTGCGGATGGAAGGCCCGGCGCCGTTGCGTTACTCGACAACGATTTAA
- a CDS encoding Crp/Fnr family transcriptional regulator: MDKTKIKVQAFLARVPLFNSMRPEELDRIALGTTECHVARGETIFQRGDPCVGFHAVVYGQVKLSFVSVNGAEKVIELVGPGHSFGEALMFMGSPYIVSAQAMADSLLLHVAKPTIFREIQNDPGFACKMLAGLSQRMHALMCDLESYSLRSGTQRVSAYLLKEQPGSTEITLPVAKAVLASRLNLTPEHFSRIMSELSGQQLISFKGRRVTILDPDKLRLCAG, translated from the coding sequence ATGGATAAGACCAAGATCAAGGTACAGGCATTCTTAGCCCGCGTACCCCTGTTTAACTCGATGCGTCCCGAAGAGCTGGACCGCATCGCGCTGGGAACCACCGAATGCCATGTGGCGCGCGGCGAGACCATCTTCCAGCGTGGCGATCCCTGCGTCGGCTTCCACGCCGTGGTGTATGGCCAGGTTAAGCTGTCCTTCGTGTCGGTCAACGGCGCCGAGAAAGTGATCGAACTGGTCGGCCCCGGCCACAGCTTCGGCGAGGCGCTGATGTTCATGGGCAGTCCCTACATCGTGTCGGCCCAGGCCATGGCCGATTCGCTGCTGCTGCACGTGGCCAAGCCCACCATTTTCCGCGAAATCCAGAACGATCCCGGTTTCGCCTGCAAGATGCTGGCGGGCCTGAGCCAGCGCATGCATGCCCTGATGTGCGACCTGGAATCGTATTCCCTGCGTTCCGGCACCCAGCGCGTCAGCGCCTATCTGCTGAAAGAGCAGCCGGGCAGCACCGAGATCACGCTGCCGGTCGCCAAGGCCGTGCTGGCCTCGCGCCTGAACCTGACGCCCGAGCACTTCTCGCGCATCATGTCGGAGCTGAGCGGCCAGCAGCTGATTTCCTTCAAAGGACGGCGCGTCACCATCCTCGACCCGGACAAACTGCGTCTCTGCGCGGGCTGA